A single Bos mutus isolate GX-2022 chromosome 25, NWIPB_WYAK_1.1, whole genome shotgun sequence DNA region contains:
- the LOC102281900 gene encoding proline-rich protein 13: MWNPNAGQPGPYPHPPNAGYPGGCNPAHPPPANPPFPPGPFPTPPGAPQGNPAFRPGGPCHPVPQPGYPGCQSSGPYPPPYPPPGPGMCPVNPLVPGIVGPGIVIDRKVHKKVKKAHKKLQKHHKHGKHSSSSSSTVTLTEYRAWTLPSSPSSSALPSSFRCHLLLGEINSCYPFTPTPAI; the protein is encoded by the coding sequence ATGTGGAATCCCAATGCTGGGCAGCCAGGACCATATCCACACCCCCCTAACGCTGGGTATCCTGGAGGTTGCAATCCTGCCCATCCACCACCTGCCAACCCTCCCTTTCCTCCAGGCCCCTTTCCCACTCCCCCAGGAGCACCCCAGGGGAATCCAGCCTTTCGCCCTGGTGGGCCCTGTCATCCTGTGCCACAGCCAGGATATCCAGGATGCCAGTCCTCAGGTCCCTACCCTCCTCCATACCCACCACCTGGCCCTGGCATGTGTCCTGTGAATCCATTGGTTCCTGGTATAGTAGGACCGGGAATAGTGATTGACAGGAAGGTGCACAAGAAAGTGAAGAAAGCTCATAAAAAGCTGCAGAAACACCATAAGCATGGCAagcattcctcctcctcctcttccacagTGACTCTGACTGAATACAGGGCCTGGACCCTTCCCTCAAGTCCCTCCAGTTCAGCTCTCCCATCAAGCTTCAGATGCCATCTTTTACTGGGGGAAATTAACTCTTGCTACCccttcacccccacccctgcaatCTAA